The DNA segment CAGCCGGCGGCGGGAGTCGCGCGAGGACGCCAGCAGGGTGGTGTGTCGTACCGCCGATCCGGCCGATCCCGCCCGTCGCCGCGAGGTCAGCCGGCCGGGGGCGGCGGGCCGGAGGAGGTGTGCTGTGCGCCGGCACGGGCGTCCTCGCGTGCCTCGCGGCGCAGGAAGAATCCCCAGCCGACCACGGCGACCAGCGCGAACAGGATCCACTGCACGGCATACGAGAGGTTGCGGGTGTCGTCGATGTCAGGCGGCGGCAGCACCGTGAGCGCGGCGCTGTCGGCCGGATCGCTGCCGGTCAGTTCCAGGTACGCCGGATACACCGGCGAGCCGCCACCCGACGCCGACGCGGTCGTGCCGTTGTCCGCCGCCGCGTCGTCGCGCCGGCTGAGCATGGCGATGTCGAGGTCGGTCACCTGACCGGCGGGCAGGTCACGCGGCTGGGCCGACGGGCCGCTCTGCGGCGCCCGCAGCCGGCCGGTCACCGTCACCAGGCCGGCAGGCGGGTCGGGTGCCCGCTGGACCGCCGTGGCGTCCGCGGTGGCCGGGATCCAGCCCCGGTTGATCCACAACAGCCGGCCGGTGTCGGTCCGCAGCGCGGTGGCGACCCAGAAGCCGTTCGCCCCGTTCAGCGGGCGCTTGCGGACCAGGACCGTGCTGGCCGGCTCGTAGCGCCCGGTCGCGGTCACCGAACGCCATTCGACGTCCGCGCCCAGCTCGCCAGCGCCCGTCACAGCTGTGCCGGAGGCATCGGTGGCGGCGAGCACCTGGTCGATGGGGGTGGCGCCATGCGCGCTGCGGTCGACGACCGCTGCCCGCTCGGCTCGCTTCGCCTCCGCGCGCGACCACTGCCAGCGGCTCAGCAGACCGAAGGCGACGATCGCCAGCAGAACGGTTACGGTGAAGCCGAGCCAACGACGGGTGCGCAGCAAGGCGAGCACTGCAGGAGCCTAGCCCCGCCCCAGACGCGCGCCGACCGCGGCGTCGGCCCACCGCGCGGCAAACCGGCTCACCCAGAGCCGGTTTGCCGACTCGCTGCCCCGGAGGTGACCGTGCTGCTGGACCAGTTCGGTCGGGCTGGGCGGGATCTGCGGGTGTCGCTGACCGATCGCTGCAACCTGCGCTGCAGCTACTGCATGCCCGAGCAGGGTCTGCCCTGGCTGCCGCGGCAGGAGCTGCTCACCGACGACGAGGTCGTCCGGGTGGTCGCGGTCATGGTGGGTCTGGGCGTCGACGACGTGCGATTCACCGGCGGGGAACCGCTCCTGCGCCCCGGCCTGGTGGACATCGTCGCCGCCGTCGCCGGGATGACGCCACGACCTCGGATCTCGCTGACCACCAACGGCATCGGGCTGACGGCCCTCGCTGAGCCGTTGGCCGCCGCCGGACTGGACCGCGTCAACGTCAGCCTGGACACCCTGGACCGGCAGCGCTTCATCCAGCTGACCCACCGGGATCGGCTGGACGACGTCCTCGCCGGCCTGACGGCGGCCCGAAGCGCCGGGTTGACCCCGGTGAAGCTCAACGCCGTGCTGGTCCGCGGCAGCAATGACGCCGAGGCGGTCGACCTCGTGCGCTTCGCGCTGCGCCACGACTACGAACTGCGGTTCATCGAACAGATGCCGCTGGACGCCCAGCACGGCTGGGACCGCACCGCGATGCTCACCGGGGACGAGATCCTGGGCCTGCTGCGCACGCAGCTGTCCGTCCAGCCCGACCCCGGCCGGCTGCGGGGCAGCGCGCCGGCCGAGACCTTCCTCGCCGCGGACCCGGGCGCGGGGCTGGGCCCGGGCCGGATCGGCATGATCGCGTCGGTCACCCAGCCCTTCTGCGCAGCGTGCGACCGGGTGCGGCTCACCGCCGACGGGCAGGTCCGCAACTGCCTGTTCGCCCGTGAGGAGTCGCCGCTGCGCGACCTGCTGCGCAGCGGTGCCTCCGATGCCGCGCTGGCGGACGTCATCCGCGCCGCGATGTGGGCCAAACGGGCCGGGCACGGCATCGGCGAGGCGGGCTTCGCCCAGCCGGAACGGCCGATGTCGGCCATCGGCGGCTGAGCCCCGCCCAGGCGACGGGGGCCGCTTGCGAACGGCAGCGGGTCAGCTGGCGGCGTGCGCCGGTTCGCCGCGCTCGGTGTCGCTGACGACGGTCGCGGCCACCGGTCGGCGGATCACCAGCAGCAGAGCGACTCCGATCAGGATGACCACGGCACCGAGGCCGGCTGCCATCGCCGCGACGCCGAACGCGACCACCGAGGTGAACAGCGACGCCTGCAGGAACGACGCCGTCATCACCGAGTCCCGGTTCGGATCACCCTGCGGGAGTTCGGCATACGTCTTGCCACCGGCGATCTTCTCCGCGTGCCCGGCGATCGCCTCGGCTTCGGCGTACGCCTGCCAGGGCTGTGTCACCGACTGGCCGGCGAAGTGCGTGGCGTCGTCGGACACGGTGATCTTCTGCGCTGCCAGCGTCGAACTCACCACCCCGTAGGTGACCACCCCGGCGACGAGCAGGATCGC comes from the Actinomycetota bacterium genome and includes:
- a CDS encoding SURF1 family protein, producing MLALLRTRRWLGFTVTVLLAIVAFGLLSRWQWSRAEAKRAERAAVVDRSAHGATPIDQVLAATDASGTAVTGAGELGADVEWRSVTATGRYEPASTVLVRKRPLNGANGFWVATALRTDTGRLLWINRGWIPATADATAVQRAPDPPAGLVTVTGRLRAPQSGPSAQPRDLPAGQVTDLDIAMLSRRDDAAADNGTTASASGGGSPVYPAYLELTGSDPADSAALTVLPPPDIDDTRNLSYAVQWILFALVAVVGWGFFLRREAREDARAGAQHTSSGPPPPAG
- the moaA gene encoding GTP 3',8-cyclase MoaA; amino-acid sequence: MRAAVDDRCPLGSLRLRARPLPAAQQTEGDDRQQNGYGEAEPTTGAQQGEHCRSLAPPQTRADRGVGPPRGKPAHPEPVCRLAAPEVTVLLDQFGRAGRDLRVSLTDRCNLRCSYCMPEQGLPWLPRQELLTDDEVVRVVAVMVGLGVDDVRFTGGEPLLRPGLVDIVAAVAGMTPRPRISLTTNGIGLTALAEPLAAAGLDRVNVSLDTLDRQRFIQLTHRDRLDDVLAGLTAARSAGLTPVKLNAVLVRGSNDAEAVDLVRFALRHDYELRFIEQMPLDAQHGWDRTAMLTGDEILGLLRTQLSVQPDPGRLRGSAPAETFLAADPGAGLGPGRIGMIASVTQPFCAACDRVRLTADGQVRNCLFAREESPLRDLLRSGASDAALADVIRAAMWAKRAGHGIGEAGFAQPERPMSAIGG
- a CDS encoding aromatic ring-opening dioxygenase LigA; protein product: MSTVNETGQPQPTYRTGGVRTIAILVIVAGAILLVAGVVTYGVVSSTLAAQKITVSDDATHFAGQSVTQPWQAYAEAEAIAGHAEKIAGGKTYAELPQGDPNRDSVMTASFLQASLFTSVVAFGVAAMAAGLGAVVILIGVALLLVIRRPVAATVVSDTERGEPAHAAS